CTATCAATAAAATTAAGAAACCTTGGGTTAGTGTTTGTTAAAGGCATTTCGACAAACGACACAAACTAGCACAATGAGGCCTAATAAAAGTTGACGTTCCATTCAAACACTCAACTGATGGGAAAAAAACTAATTAAAATTACGATCTTTGGCTTTTTTCAATAATACTGTTCCattttagaagaaaacaaaaacatttaacaaaattaatgaataaaATCGAATTTTTTACGAGTTGTTCATATTTTACTTTGTAATGACAGATTGGCAATAATGTATTTACCCTCCCTTTAAGAACAACCTGTGACATATGCCTGGGAGTCTGTGGCTCACGAATAGGACTTTTGAGTCATCTCAGGGTCCTTATCCCTCAGGCCTAGAAAACCAAACTCTGTGTTTTCCCCCGTGGAGAACatcttccttgaaggaattgcattCTATACTAAATCTGATTATGATATTTCAGTGCATATTATTTCAGTGCAAAATAATTCATCAAATCATCCCATTTGAAAACTTTTATGAGTTGTTTAGAATCATTTACTTGCCTGTGATTCTGTGGCTCTTGAAACAAAGTTTTGAATCATCGACATAGTCATCTCAGGCTACCCCCTCAGGTCTAACAAATCAAACTGTGTGTTTCCCCCAAGAAAACATCTTCCTTGCCCTCAAGGAATAAGCTGTTTGCATGTTATATTTGAAtactgtctggtacaatgacgtgcttgatcacaagttattacataaatttgaattcctcagactaccAAGACTATTGCTTTGTCACAAGGTTTTGGGCAAGCTTTTGGGTAACGCAGTTTGGAATGGATGCATATGGCACAATAGTACCAGGgattgctcatctggaggtttcCATGCAAGCCTTGCACAGAACCATTTTACATAGTGACTGTCTCTAACAGACAGCAttaaataacccctttttgctatgaaaagtcgccatcttgtagggcaaatcGTATGGGCGTCCAAACGCATAGATCATTGAAGCACGCAGCACccaacattcccggtttgatttcaaCGGCACATGCACGTACACATGCACATAAACACAAATGCACATGCGCcaacttgtaggtcagatattttaacggtgacatcatattcaatacggtctatagtcTGAGGAGTTCAAAAgtaagcggtacattgtgactaagcaagtcatggtaccagacattattcaaatctaaatcGCAAAAGGCATGCATATAATTAGATCTGATTATGTCAGTGCATAATTAATTGTACCATCCCCTTTGCAAACTATTTGAACAATATCATGGTGATCaatacaaaagtataaaaagaaAGGTGAAAGGTCACTAGAGAAGCACCATTACAAAGTTCATGTTTACAACAGTAGCTCAAAATACAAGGGTCATCACCGATGCAATCAAAACTCAGCTCGAAACATTTTGTGTCAGTTGGGGCTGAACATTGGCGATATGTGATGTCGGACACTCCCCCGGTTATTTTCTGAATggattgaaagaaaaataaatacaaaacatcAAAACACTAAATCAATGGTCAAACAGAATGCATAAATTACGAACATAGTCTGCAATAATTATGATTAAATTATATTGCAGCttggaagtaaaaaaaaaatgaaatctaAAAAAATACTAGATCTGGATCTAAGATTGTAAATTGTTGTGACAATCAACATGTGATTATCAGTGAAACATGAAAAATGTACAAACTGAAAAGTTCAAGGTGCTTTAAAGGTTTTGCAGAATACTCCACTATAAACCTTTCTCGTTTTGCATACTGATTGTTATTTAGAAATTCAATGTTTTCTGATGGAAGTTTAAACAATCATCAACGCAGGTTTTAAAAACATACATAGatctcaaaaaaatgttttccctgCCTAATACAAACAACAGAGGGCTCACTTTACAATACAGtaggtgcattcgtttagcttccctgggtcgaccccgatgttgcgtatcttatttttttccaggacgcacgtgggcacacaattaccccacgctCGTCCttgaccccccaaaaaacccagactcgtcaccacgtgagccttcccgtggtgatgTCAGTGCACCTCaagccagccccaagtgacccaatccacaagtggggctcttggtGCACTGATGTCACCacaggaaggctcacgtggtgacgtgtctggttgtttttcctggttcgaggacgatagtggggtaattgtgtgacCTTATCTCAGATACTCGGCAAAGTGTGTTTTGCTCAGAATACTGGGCTGAACTTGctagttctgggcaggcccgcctGGCCCCACcaaccgtggctacaacacaaCATGTAATGTTGATGTTCAATGTCATAGCGTAAACAACAAAACTTATCACTTACTATACATGATGTCACTCCATCGCTGCACGTTTCCTTCAACTTGGATTCAAGATAGGGGTTCTCCATTCTGCATTCTTCATTGTCCTTGCTGTTACACTTCCAACATTCAAACGCCTTTGTGACAGCTAGAACTGCaaacaaattttgaagaaaTATTATGTTACAATATTGCATGTAATTAGTTACACTTACAATCTCCAGAATCTGTTattcccccccttttttttgttcttctttaggGATCGGAATTGCCAGTATGGACCAAACTGAATTTGATTGAATTGTCAGGgctgcactggactcaagctctggtgtttttgatcagaaGAATGGGGGTTAAATGTTCCATCCTTTAGATGGAAGGTGAAGCtataggtcctgtgtgttatgTAGTGAAACTAAAAGACCACAATTACACTTGTTGCTATAGAGAAGGGGTTTCCCCACTCTAATAATTCACAacttcaaaactttaaaaagttgttCAAGCGCACTCAGCACCTTGTTAGTGGATACAAGTGGTACAACAGACATCAATATTCAGGAAACTGCACGTTGGCTCTGCATGAAATGACACAAAAACAATGTGGATCACTCTACAATGAACACCATAAAATTGGCCAATGAATACTAACCTTTCCCAAAGATGAGCAGGAATAGAAGATACTTTCTAATTGTAGCTGTACCGTTCATCAGTTCTGAAGAGataatgaaaaaataattaatttgaataTAAGCAGGCAAAGCAATGCAGGGAATGGTGTGTTTACCAAATAAaaactagtcttggttccaagaccattggtgttgcgcggtcacacacgtACACAACCAATGTTCCGATtatgcactgcaaaaactgtacaTGCTTGTAATGAATGAACGCTAGTGGGcactctgtttctctgatttagatctcatcTTGGTGAGATaaggaaatcagagaaacagagcgccctctagcgttcattcattacaagcgtgtacagtttttgccgtgcataaccggaacattggttgtgtgtgaccatgcaacaccaatggtcttggaaccaagaataaataaaaacataacatGAACCCAACTTTTaattattatacaaaaagtacaaagcaAATAATGGCGCGGTTCTAACAGGCTTGAACTGGCCTAAAAACACCACCATAATTTATAGCAATGACTTCACCAAGCATGCTTGATTAATTTAGTGCAATAAACCAAAAATCCAGCCCTATAAATACCTAGAATGAGAGGGGGAAGGGaggtgtcatgggtttgaatcccaccagagcAGTCTGGTAAGCCTTTCTTCCCGGTAGTACTAAGGAAAGCTTGGGTAGAGCTTATTTCAATAATTATATTATTAGTATCACATCACATtcacaatacaaataaatagtttaaaattatgATCCATATAACAATACCAAAAGGTAAAAAAAtggctttacaaaaaaaataactgaaaataaaaGTATGCCGAGAGACATAGATtgcaatttatatataaattataaagGATGTTAGCTGTTATAACTTACCGTAGGGTGTCGGTGTTGAACAAGTTCTTCCTTCTTGTTGTGACTGTTCTTCATTCACTCAACCTCAAGCATTTTCACGATAACGATTGACAGTGTGTCCACAACGGTCACAACGACAGTACACATGCATTTGTTGCGGAATGCGTCGCTGTAATAGTGTACAATACACTGTTTCTTTTGTTCGAATTTGAAAAACTAAAGCTGTGGACATCATGGGCAATACACTCCGCACCGACCTT
Above is a genomic segment from Asterias amurensis chromosome 6, ASM3211899v1 containing:
- the LOC139938515 gene encoding uncharacterized protein, whose product is MNGTATIRKYLLFLLIFGKVLAVTKAFECWKCNSKDNEECRMENPYLESKLKETCSDGVTSCIKITGGVSDITYRQCSAPTDTKCFELSFDCIGDDPCILSYCCKHELCNGASLVTFHLSFYTFVLITMILFK